The following coding sequences are from one Dermacentor andersoni chromosome 5, qqDerAnde1_hic_scaffold, whole genome shotgun sequence window:
- the LOC140218545 gene encoding uncharacterized protein: protein MAAARIQRWSLLLGAYQYKIEYKPGSDNLNADALSRLPLETTEDTSEELHQYVHSLQQLDDTPLSSQAMRQLTEKDQVLGIVKPYMLHGWPRERKAPDLRLDQYFTRKSELTVYKGLIYWSHKILIPEASQGDMLQFLHETHQGMSAMKALARTVVW, encoded by the coding sequence ATGGCTGCCGCAAGAATTCAGCGTTGGTCCTTGCTGCTGGGAGCATACCAGTACAAGATAGAGTACAAACCTGGCTCGGACAACCTGAATGCAGACGCACTCAGTCGGCTTCCTCTAGAAACCACCGAGGACACATCAGAGGAGCTACACCAGTACGtgcactcgctgcagcagctGGATGACACGCCCCTTTCGTCGCAAGCAATGAGACAGTTGACCGAGAAAGATCAAGTACTTGGAATTGTCAAGCCCTACATGCTTCACGGTTGGCCAAGGGAGCGCAAAGCACCCGATCTACGGTTGGACCAATACTTCACACGAAAAAGTGAGCTAACCGTTTACAAAGGTCTCATTTACTGGAGTCACAAAATCCTGATTCCCGAGGCTTCTCAAGGTGACATGCTGCAATTCCTGCACGAGACGCACCAGGGAATGTCTGCAATGAAGGCATTGGCCCGTACTGTCGTGTGGTGA
- the LOC126530330 gene encoding uncharacterized protein → MAYQVPQFDDAKDNCSSYYIRVESYFEGNDIVDDAKKRALLISALGSKPIDVLSGRCAQWDVSELTYAEAVTILEEFYASPPNEIATSFKFFTRIQREEESAQQFIVELRRLADKSNFWTMLNRLLRDRIVCGIRSSEVQRALLSHPKLTLQEAENIVLAAEAAGHGVQLMKQTEPKEEPELHRLAGNRRQ, encoded by the coding sequence ATGGCGTACCAAGTTCCACAGTTCGACGACGCCAAGGACAACTGTTCGTCGTACTACATCAGAGTCGAGTCGTACTTCGAAGGTAACGACATCGTCGACGACGCTAAAAAAAGGGCGCTTCTCATCTCGGCACTGGGCTCGAAGCCAATCGACGTACTGAGTGGGCGTTGTGCCCAGTGGGACGTGAGCGAGTTAACCTACGCGGAAGCGGTTACCATTCTCGAAGAATTTTACGCATCCCCGCCAAATGAGATAGCCACAAGCTTCAAGTTCTTTACCCGCATTCAAAGGGAAGAGGAATCAGCTCAACAGTTTATCGTGGAGCTTCGACGCCTGGCTGATAAAAGCAACTTCTGGACTATGCTGAACCGCCTCCTGCGAGACAGGATCGTGTGCGGAATTCGTAGCAGTGAGGTGCAGAGGGCACTGCTTTCTCACCCGAAACTGACATTGCAGGAGGCAGAAAACATCGTGCTTGCAGCAGAGGCTGCAGGACATGGTGTTCAGCTTATGAAACAGACGGAACCGAAAGAAGAACCTGAGCTTCACAGACTAGCGGGCAATCGACGGCAGTGA